A region of Sesamum indicum cultivar Zhongzhi No. 13 linkage group LG7, S_indicum_v1.0, whole genome shotgun sequence DNA encodes the following proteins:
- the LOC105166032 gene encoding protein PGR, whose amino-acid sequence METNLFQPLVAAVVSAAIATRSYRKKSLDLSGAIAGFAVMTIHIAVNYRFGAVLLIFFFTSSMFTKFGEDKKRKVDADFKEGGQRNWIQVLFNSGIATLLVLIAWKLVGSQDYCLNSKESGLMTSLIGGIIGHYCCCNGDTWSSELGILSDEQPRLITTFKPVRRGTNGGVTKAGLLAAAAGGSVIGLTFVILGFITTNCTFNVALKQLLLIPVSALAGLCGSVIDSLLGATLQYSGFCSVRNKVVGKPGPTVKRISGLSVLDNNAVNLVSIFLTTALTSITCLYIF is encoded by the exons atggaaacaaacttgttccAACCGTTGGTGGCAGCAGTAGTTTCAGCTGCAATCGCTACTAGATCATACAGAAAGAAGTCTCTTGACCTTTCTGGAGCTATTGCTGGCTTTGCTGTCATGACTATTCATATTGCTGTCAATTACAG gtTCGGTGCTGTGCTGCTTATCTTCTTTTTCACATCTTCAATGTTCACAAAATTTGGAGAGGACAAAAAGCGTAAGGTTGATGCTGATTTCAAAGAGGGTGGTCAACGCAACTG GATACAAGTTCTCTTTAACAGTGGCATTGCGACACTTTTGGTCTTGATTGCTTGGAAATTGGTGGGAAGTCAAGATTATTGTCTGAACTCAAAAGAATCAGGTCTTATGACCTCTCTAATCGGTGGTATTATTGGTCACTATTGTTGCTGCAATGGAGACACATGGTCATCCGAACTTGGGATTCTTAGTGATGAGCAGCCACGACTCATTACGACCTTCAAG CCTGTTCGAAGGGGTACGAATGGTGGCGTGACAAAGGCAGGACTTCTAGCAGCTGCAGCAGGAGGCTCCGTAATTGGACTGACGTTTGTTATCCTAGGATTCATTACCACCAACTGCACTTTCAATGTAGCCCTGAAGCAACTATTACTAATACCAGTTTCAGCTCTCGCCGGGTTGTGTGGAAGTGTTATAGATTCTTTACTTGGGGCGACCCTCCAATACAGTGGTTTCTGCAGTGTCCGAAATAAG GTTGTTGGAAAACCAGGGCCAACTGTGAAGAGAATCTCCGGTCTTAGCGTACTGGACAACAATGCAGTGAATCTCGTCTCCATATTTTTAACGACTGCACTCACTTCCATCACTTGCTTATACATATTCTGA
- the LOC105166035 gene encoding hexokinase-2, chloroplastic encodes MSVAVTPPALRSFHSGRSAGWPPRPRVVMSVRSSNTVSAAPILIKLQRDCATPLPVLRHVADAMAADMRAGLEVDGGSDLKMILSYVDALPTGNEKGLFYALDLGGTNFRVLRVQLGGKDERVVETEFEQVSIPQELMFGTSEELFDFIASGLEKFAQKEAGNFCLPKGRTRELGFTFSFPVKQTSIDSGILIKWTKGFAVSGTAGKDVVACLNEAMKRQGLNMRVSALVNDTVGTLAGARYWDDDVMVAVILGTGTNACYVERIDAIPKLHGPNSKSGRTIVNTEWGAFSNGLPLTEFDIEMDAESINPGEQIFEKTISGMYLGEIVRRVLLKMAEDARLFGDCDPEKLRMPFSLRTPDICAMQQDSSKDFEVVGSILHDVTGVSSDLIARKIVVDVCDTIAKRGGRLAGAGIVGILQKMEDDSRGLVFGKRTVVAMDGGLYEHYPQYRSYLQDAVTELLGPEISKNIVIEHSKDGSGIGAALLAATNSMYQH; translated from the exons ATGTCGGTCGCCGTCACCCCACCAGCCCTCCGATCATTCCACTCCGGCCGATCAGCTGGATGGCCGCCGCGGCCTAGAGTTGTGATGAGCGTCCGATCATCCAACACGGTCTCAGCAGCTCCGATTCTCATTAAGTTGCAGAGGGACTGCGCCACACCTTTGCCCGTTTTGCGCCACGTCGCGGATGCCATGGCCGCTGACATGCGGGCTGGGCTGGAGGTGGATGGTGGCAGTGATCTCAAGATGATTCTTAGCTACGTTGATGCACTGCCGACGGG GAATGAAAAGGGATTATTCTATGCTTTGGATCTTGGTGGTACAAATTTCCGAGTGCTGAGAGTGCAGTTAGGAGGAAAGGATGAACGTGTGGTCGAGACAGAATTTGAGCAAGTTTCTATCCCTCAGGAATTAATGTTTGGGACCTCTGAG GAGCTCTTCGATTTCATTGCTTCTGGGCTGGAAAAATTTGCTCAAAAAGAAGCCGGAAATTTTTGTCTACCCAAGGGAAGGACGAGGGAGTTAggatttactttttcttttccagtGAAGCAGACATCAATTGACTCAGGCATCCTCATCAAGTGGACTAAGGGATTTGCAGTCTCTGGAACT GCAGGAAAAGACGTAGTTGCTTGCTTGAATGAAGCTATGAAGAGGCAGGGGCTAAACATGCGGGTGTCTGCCCTG GTCAATGATACTGTCGGAACATTAGCTGGTGCTAGATACTGGGACGATGATGTGATGGTTGCTGTCATTCTAGGAACTGGAACCAATGCTTGCTATGTGGAACGCATCGATGCCATCCCTAAGCTGCACGGCCCAAATTCAAAATCTGGAAGAACG ATTGTAAACACCGAGTGGGGAGCATTCTCAAATGGCCTTCCCTTGACTGAGTTTGACATAGAAATGGATGCTGAGAGTATTAACCCCGGCGAACAG ATATTTGAGAAAACAATATCTGGCATGTATCTCGGTGAAATTGTGAGAAGAGTGTTGCTCAAAATGGCTGAAGATGCTAGATTATTTGGTGACTGTGATCCAGAAAAGCTTCGAATGCCGTTTTCTCTCAG AACACCAGATATATGTGCCATGCAGCAAGACTCTTCCAAGGATTTTGAAGTAGTTGGGTCAATCCTCCACGATGTCACTGGG GTGAGTTCCGATTTGATCGCAAGGAAGATTGTAGTGGACGTTTGTGATACAATAGCAAAACGCGGCGGGCGGCTGGCAGGCGCAGGAATAGTTGGGATTCTCCAAAAGATGGAGGACGACTCAAGAGGCCTTGTTTTTGGTAAGAGGACGGTGGTGGCCATGGATGGCGGCTTGTACGAGCATTACCCACAGTACAGGAGTTACCTCCAAGATGCCGTCACAGAGCTTCTGGGACCGGAGATATCGAAGAATATAGTTATAGAACACTCAAAGGATGGCTCTGGCATTGGAGCTGCTCTCTTGGCTGCTACAAACTCTATGTATCAACATTGA